A portion of the Bubalus kerabau isolate K-KA32 ecotype Philippines breed swamp buffalo chromosome 1, PCC_UOA_SB_1v2, whole genome shotgun sequence genome contains these proteins:
- the APOF gene encoding apolipoprotein F, translating to MLPVELLLCCFLLHAADAISSGNQMDVLLHLPSPLESSLTSSYPLSCQTLLPKSLPGFTQMAPLPRFLVSLALMITLDKAGCQGDVQVLQLQLYRQGGVNATQTLIRHLQELEKSRSTGRGVSVDALASALQLWARENPGPQRARRSPSIKDCEQEQEQNVHNIVQMLPGVVTFYNLGTAIYYAVQNCLDVAKERGQDGVIDLGYDLLMAMAGSSGGSTGLIIGTALKPALKAGVQRLIQYYYEREANTPPPETSKEVFRSTSDMSEVEETTIMAPFVSEVVSSNPCWGWTLFNNCGLDPRYWNIEI from the coding sequence ATgttaccagttgagctacttctTTGCTGCTTCCTGCTGCACGCTGCAGATGCCATTTCATCTGGAAACCAGATGGATGTCTTACTACATCTTCCTTCACCCTTGGAATCCTCGCTAACTTCCTCATACCCCTTGTCTTGCCAGACCCTTCTTCCCAAATCCCTCCCTGGCTTCACTCAGATGGCCCCTCTCCCCAGGTTTCTGGTAAGCCTGGCACTGATGATCACCCTGGACAAAGCTGGTTGTCAAGGTGATGTACAGGTCCTGCAGCTTCAGCTGTACCGCCAGGGGGGTGTAAATGCTACACAGACCCTCATCAGACATCTTCAAGAGCTGGAGAAAAGCCGAAGCACAGGGAGGGGAGTGTCAGTAGATGCTCTGGCCTCTGCTCTGCAGCTGTGGGCTAGAGAGAACCCAGGCCCACAGAGAGCCCGACGATCACCCTCCATCAAAGACTGTGAGCAGGAGCAGGAGCAGAATGTGCACAATATAGTCCAGATGTTGCCGGGAGTGGTAACCTTCTACAATCTGGGCACAGCAATATATTATGCTGTTCAGAACTGCTTGGACGTGGCCAAGGAACGAGGCCAAGATGGGGTTATAGATCTGGGTTATGACCTTCTGATGGCCATGGCTGGATCGTCAGGGGGATCCACAGGACTAATAATCGGTACTGCACTTAAACCTGCACTGAAGGCTGGGGTTCAGCGGTTGATCCAGTATTACTATGAGAGAGAGGCAAACACCCCTCCACCAGAGACCAGCAAGGAAGTCTTTCGGAGCACCTCAGATATGAGTGAAGTGGAAGAAACAACTATCATGGCCCCTTTCGTGTCAGAAGTAGTAAGTTCAAATCCATGCTGGGGGTGGACCTTATTCAACAACTGTGGCTTAGATCCTAGGTATTGGAATATTGAGATATAA